A genomic stretch from Mya arenaria isolate MELC-2E11 chromosome 10, ASM2691426v1 includes:
- the LOC128204410 gene encoding FMRFamide receptor-like, translated as MFNNTASDFFVSPCDNDYSLEMTRFIVQKIIVPFITSIGFVGNLLCINVLTHKFMVSSTNCYLTALAIFDISYLIFSFTLSLKHYTVVKSSEAYTYWYPYARTFTDICSNVSVCLTVTFSLERLIAVCYPMKGRVICTPQRARFITFVVVTFGVISTLPEFFEMETVRIENNKTVVLKNAETDFAKTDAYKIIYYHYLVLTFTFLPFILLSTFNGILVKTVYSAMKIRKRMTNYYSSYKQNARRQTEQNRITIMLIGVVIVFLLCQSPNAALLLYLTYLDSHDMRLTACEANNVKIAGNIVNLMKPTIITEAGVKTFKIKSLSIAGNTTFA; from the coding sequence atgtttaacaacaCCGCAAGTGACTTCTTTGTTTCACCGTGTGACAACGACTATTCACTCGAGATGACACGATTTATCGTCCAAAAGATTATAGTGCCTTTTATAACATCTATTGGATTTGTTGGAAACCTCCTCTGTATTAATGTTCTGACTCACAAGTTCATGGTGTCGTCTACGAATTGCTATCTTACCGCGTTAGccatttttgatatttcatacCTGATTTTTAGTTTCACATTGAGCTTGAAACATTACACTGTTGTGAAGAGTTCGGAAGCCTATACTTACTGGTATCCATACGCAAGAACATTTACCGACATATGTAGCAACGTTTCCGTATGCCTTACTGTAACATTTTCCCTAGAACGCCTGATTGCAGTCTGTTATCCGATGAAGGGTAGAGTAATATGTACGCCACAGAGGGCAAGATTTATTACCTTCGTAGTCGTGACTTTTGGTGTTATCAGCACATTGCCGGAATTTTTCGAAATGGAAACGGTAAGGATCGAGAACAACAAAACTGTAGTCCTGAAGAACGCGGAGACAGATTTCGCCAAAACCGATGCCTACAAAATCATTTACTACCACTATTTGGTGTTAACTTTCACATTCTTGCCATTCATTTTATTGTCGACCTTTAACGGCATTTTAGTGAAAACAGTTTACTCTGCGATGAAAATCAGGAAGCGTATGACAAACTATTATTCCTCTTATAAACAAAACGCCCGTCGACAAACGGAACAAAATAGAATCACAATTATGCTAATTGGCGTAGTCATAGTGTTTCTTCTGTGCCAGTCGCCAAACGCTGCATTGCTACTTTATTTGACTTACCTTGACTCTCACGATATGCGTCTAACTGCATGCGAAGCAAACAACGTGAAGATCGCCGGAAACATTGTAAATCTGATG